The nucleotide window tgttttctatGCATTATTTTATgcattatataaatataaaaagaattgatcaaacattattacaatttctataattttgaaaattagctatcataaaattttatttgtaatatcatttaggttatttggcaagtgataaaaattatttttatacttacctttttattttggatctaattaaattaattaaaaattatttaaaaaaatttgttcattgtattatgtagtttataaatataaaaaattgatcaaacgttatttttgtttatataatttcaataattagttaccataaataattatttgtaatataattTAGATTATTTGACAAGTGATGGTAAATGGttctagatttattttttttattttaaatataaattaaaataaataaaattaaaaattgttgacCAAGCAATTTATAACAAATATCTTAAGACTTCACAAATAATCGACATGTAAACAAAAGTCACTTAGGTGACTTCTCCTCTATGTTGtgcggaagcttcatcggacatCCGCTTTccgcttcggaaccggaatcggaatcgaAAACTTGTGGAATCTTACAGAATCTTGCTTCCAAAACgcttctaaaatattatttctaaaaacacgttggaagcttatgattccgttttggaatcatgcttccattttttttaaacacaatgTCTTATAtcagtaaaaatataaaattatagtttctaatttatataaaattcaaatttaataccattgaatagagagaatataaatatacaaatattaaaattaatactataaattatctttatgcattgagttttttttataaagataaatcatatcttcaaatatattatgtcaatcagttataaagtattaaaaataattaatataataatttattttaaaattattataaatgaataaatgctttattttaaatttaaatcatataattttagttCTAGATTTGTTAAAAATtcttacatatgtatatatatatatatatatggatacgCTTTCAACACGTACCtgcttcctaattttttttaaaaattcgtTTATGCGCTTCcatacgcttccgcttccatgtacacccgcttccgtttccatgtttctttaatatataggacgatttctatttttttataaatgatttataaactcttataaatggtttataaacgcttataaataataaaaataggaggatttgagaaataaaaaaagaatcccttatatattaaaagaggagCATTGGAGTTAATGCTTTCACACCAAGTTGGACACGTGTCTATTGGAGAGACACTCTCACAAATAAGTTTCCTTATTTGCTTCCTCTATAAGCGAATTCTTAAAGAGTTTCCTtattctacaaaaaaaagtaacCAAGTAATGTTTTAGACTTCTAACGGGAATCGCAAAGCGGGGAGTTTTATCTTCTTCATTCTTAAGCACCTATTACTTCAAACGTAAGGTTTTCAAAGAAACCTTCGAAGTTCTACGTGGAGACCGACTTAGGAAACGACGACCAAGTGACCCCGAAGCTCGGAACGTTTAGACACGCCGGGGTTGAAGACGAGCCGCTCTCTCATCTTCAGACGAGACATGACCATTCATCTGAAAGAAGAACGCATCAGGAACACTTTGAAGACGAGAAAAATCTGTATCATGTTCCAACGACACACGACATCATGAACTCCATTCTGTCCTCTTGAGTAACACTTTGAAGACCATCGTCGGTCGTGGCGCGTCCGTGCACATCGCTGGGGTTTAGGTGGATAACTTCTCCAACGTCTGATTTGAGACGTTCTGCGAAATCGCTGGACGGTTACAGTGTGTCGTTCTTCGGAGGGCTGCGCAAAGACATGAAGCACCATGATATAATGTGTTTGACGGCTCCCCACTGCATAATACATTGAAGCTCCCCACTGCATGACACATTGCGAAGCTCCCCACTGCATAACACATTGAAGACATGATGCATCATGATATCCGCGGGGTTATTGATGCTATAATGTGCTCGACGGTGATTACTCTGTCTACCAATTACATGACGCATCATGATATAAGGTCATAAACCTTGGCCATAGTGATACTTACACTCGTGAGAAGAATGCACATACTATGAGATTAAATGAACTATAAAGAGTATCATCACTCTCTCTAATATTGTTCTTCAACGTGACTTCTTCTTCTCACATAACTTTGTTCTTCAATGTGTCAATCTATGTGCATGCTTGCGATATAAAGACTATAGAGGAGTATGGAGAATCCCAATAGGAGTGATCGAAAGATAAGATGACGACGTCCCAAGAAGAGAAATCCATTTATCTGTTACTCAAGAGGACATAACGGAGAAGATGATGACgtcttttccttttctcttaTAAGGGATTTGTTGTACTATATTCAACGTCCCATTAGTTTGTTACGTGAGAACTCTGTATAAGAAAGAGTTTAACATAACGTAGATATTGTAGCTATAGCGATTTTAATTGAATTAATGAACCGAACCGGTTGGTTCCGAGTTGGAAAATCAATTGAAATCTGCGAATATAACCAATTCGTTGGTTGCTGGCCAAGgcaaaaaatatatgataatcaACTAATATAATCTGTTTATGGCAATATACGTATATCGTAGTGTGCTGGCCGAAATGTAACTTTCTGTTATCGTAGTGTGCTGCCCGAAATATATTCTAAGTTTCAAATTAAGAAGTtaggtgctgacaaaaaaaaaagtaaggttttcccttttcagttttatatttgtgatttttagattttgatgaagatttcattATGTCacctgaagaaaatgaagtgaacgatggtagagagaaccaaaattagttgatgtgattcggtgttagtttatttccgttattgacaatttattacaatgatctttcactttgagtttattttaaatttgaagtttaatttattattcaaattagaaatataaatatttatgatttttatatcttaaattttttagatgtcataacttttactttgttacagaaaattttaagtagtctaaactattttttgatattttgtaggtaaaatgaaaataaaaatatcaaaactaaagttaagtattttctaaataccttttaaacataaaatatatacatatccaaactattattttatgttttaaatacatttagaaaatatcaaactatagtttttatatttttattttcatagctaatataatattatataataaaattaattcatttattaacccAAGATTCACCCGCGGTCGATCCACTGACCCATCGATCCGGTAAGTCCTTTTAACATAATGAGAAAGAAGGTTTTTGGATAAGCTTTAAGAAGTAAGAACATGCTAACGTTTATAATGGTTGTTAATGTTAACATGGTCACATTAAAAGATACAAAAGCCGGCAATACCACTCTGAGGTTGacttaaataataatcaaaattattttaaaattttgacaatattTACGATGATGCTGGTGAATTTTTCTGATCACTTAATAAAAACtttgaattttctattttttataacttataGTATGTGGTCCTTATTTATTAGCTATTGATAATATAATAAGTTTGAAACACtcatatactgaagcctatgaatTTTCGATGGAGGATTTTCTACACCGAATTCTATAGAAGAATAATGTATCTTTCAATTAATGATTGCttaagatatttattatatatttatttaaaaagtgaAGATGATCGCATTAAATCTAACTGATTGTATCAGGTAAGATATCAAGTTTTTTACATAAAGTTTGCAATAATCGATATATATTCCAACTACATATCTATcactgaaagaaagaaaaacgaaaaaatcagtttaattgaacaaaccaaaataaatacagCTTCCGAAtggttgttatattttaaaagagttaaatctaaaaaaatccaacctaaaaccaaatcGATGTCCACACTAAACAGATCTAATATCTTcttatcttataaatattaaaattaataattttactccgcgcaaggcgcgggttatcacctagtatAACATTTAAATTGATATAACCTTATTCCATGGTAGATTATGTCACAAGCTCATTGTCGGTAATGGTAACGAGAGGAATCTATATATGTTCGACATGGCAAAGCTCTTCCTCGAGAATTTGCCAATAAGCTTGGGAAATTTAGAATGATCATATATGCTACAAAATAATAGTTCTCCGTTGCAATTGTAAAATTGTGTTATGGTAtgccaaaatatttttatttcaaggTATGCCAAAATATTTTTCAGAGTAAAATGTTAACTGTGTAGAGAGTTCAAACTGAGACGATATTTTCATTCAGAAGAGGTTGTTTCAAGGTCGCTATTACAAAATCATGGTCCTACAATCATTTCATTGGTCTTCTTCCAATAACATGAGAGAACTAATAGACAAAAGTCAATATATTGTCGTTGTTTCCTTAAAAATTTCATGTTCGTTATAAATAAGGACACTTGGCGTGAACAAAGGCGAGAACAAAGGCGAGACGTGAGTAGTATTAGTTGAATTTTGTGAGCGGCTAAGAATGTACCTATTGAGTCCAACGGTTCAGATTTCATCGCACGACATTTTTGCTAGCTCCCTATTTAACGAGCGAGAGACGACGAAGTCTCCTCAGAGTTGCATGCATTGCACATACATACGTAAGaagattattaaaaattaacaaaccaGGAAGAACAAGAAAGAAATCGAGATAATGTCGTGGCAAACTTACGTTGATGAGCATTTGATGTGCGATGTTGGTGATGGCCAAGGTCACCACCTCACCTCTGCCGCCATCATCGGCCTTGACGGTAGTGTTTGGGCTCAGAGCGCTAATTTTCCTCAGGTAACTCTCTGTATCCTCCTTGATCGTCCATTAATGCCTTCTTCGATTCCAACTTGCATATAACCGTTTCAAACTATATTGTAGGCTCTGcgtgtttaattaaatatatatagcaaGTGTATAACTGTATTTGACATTTTCTTACTGGTTATTTCTAAATGTACCAAGTTCCTGATTTTGGATATGGTTAAACaattgttttcaaacaaaaaatagctgATGATTTATCCTCTTCAAACAGTTCAAGCCTCAAGAGATGACAGATATCATGAAAGATTTCGATGAGCCAGGCCACCTTGCTCCCACAGGCTTGTTCCTTGCAGGACTAAAGTATATGGTTATTCAAGGCGAGCCTAATGCTGTCATCCGTGGCAAGAAGGTATACTAATTAGGAGAATttccaatgtttttttttttgcatctgcaaaaatagtttagagaactcaaattaaaaaaaaagctaattTCTGAAAGTTTAGCTCTTTTATCTCATATACATGCAAATGCAGACGTAGAAACTGCATATGAAACAATGGATACTCTAAGCTTGGATTATTTCTTTGCTTTTGCATATACATTTAGTACACTTTTTCCATGTAAGCtcaaatattacatatttaagattctttttttgttaagtgTAAATGTAAATGGCAAACGCAAAAGGAATTCACAATTGCGTTTGAAGCTTGAAACATGTTATGTAATTCAAAATGGTaagttaaatataaaaatgatccATGCAAATGCAAACGTAAACACATAAAATGCATTTGAAACAATTCATGCCTAAGATTAGGAGAATCAACTTTTGCAAAGATGGTCAAATATATAATCACTTGATATCTGGTGTTATGAATTTGGTTTCCAAACTCAAAAACGTTATTAGCGGTTGAGACTTGTGGGATTCTTATTATAACTTGTGCAGGGAGCTGGAGGAATCACGATCAAGAAAACAGGACAATCGATGGTGTTTGGTCTGTACGAAGAACCAGTGACTCCAGGACAATGTAACATGGTCGTGGAGAGGTTGGGTGATTACTTGATCGAACAGGATCTCTGAAGAATGATCCAGTTCCAGTCCTTTAAACCattgttttactatttttttttttggttggttgtatgtttttttctaatttaattttgagtCTTTCTGCTTAAAGTTTAAAAGAAAGTTGAACTTGAGGTTGCAGATAATTATACAAAAGAAGAATCCGAAACTTAAGACTATTTACCTCTGTTTCTTGGTTTCGcaattaaattatttgttttgatttaattttccTTGCACTTCTTTTTGCGTATATACTCACATGGTTCAGTGAATAATAAGTGAAAAAGTCGGATACGTGAATAATTTTCTTTACATTTGCACATTCTCCATCAACCTTTTTAAGAACTAACCAACCGTGGTTGCAAAGCCTTCTATCAGTTGATGTGCCTACCGCCTCCCAAGTATCATTGATCAGAGATGCCATAATAACTGTCATCATTCATAGAGTTTTCAAACTCTATATAATCCATCTTGGCGCAGACCTTTACCGAAATGTTGTTGCATCATACTAAGATTCAAACACATTCCATTATCTGGGGCTAAAGTCTAAAGATAATTTCTAATCTACGTTTATATTAGACTCCAAATGTTATTAGAGAAGACATTCTTCTCCAATACACCTTCAACCATTATACTTTGGTGTTTCTAGACATATGGATTTTGATGTGTGGAGTCATCAAAACTATTGTATCTTTATAGTTGAAGATTCTAAATTCAAAACGGCTAAGAGTTGCTTTTTTACTTATAAGAAAAAGACAAGATGATgtaaaaaaaagacaagatGATCATTTTCACTATCTCTAGTTCTccactctttctttctctcttgctTATAGGAGTTCATGATTCTAACAATATGTAACGCCCCGACAAAGCATCCCTAATGGGTCTTCACGCTCATTTTCTTGACTTGTGTGTTCCATTCATCTAACGGTGATGCattaatttttagaaagttCAAAAAACTTGTTTACTATCATGCAATTAGTACAtggttttgttttctattttgcCTTCTCTCCCACAGTGCCACAAATCATTTCCTAGCAACTTACTGTTATTCAACTACTCAACTTTAAGTAAACTTAACTTTAAAAGTGTTTGGATAAAATATTGaaaagataaatttaatttGGTGATGTATGTagtcaaatcaatttttttttaaaaaaataaccatatgccaaaaattaaaatgtttacaaagtctttgaatccttgttaaaagagaaagaaagaataaaGCAGATTTTACATTGTTTTGGTTGAGACA belongs to Brassica rapa cultivar Chiifu-401-42 chromosome A07, CAAS_Brap_v3.01, whole genome shotgun sequence and includes:
- the LOC103828280 gene encoding profilin-4 encodes the protein MSWQTYVDEHLMCDVGDGQGHHLTSAAIIGLDGSVWAQSANFPQFKPQEMTDIMKDFDEPGHLAPTGLFLAGLKYMVIQGEPNAVIRGKKGAGGITIKKTGQSMVFGLYEEPVTPGQCNMVVERLGDYLIEQDL